Below is a window of Pochonia chlamydosporia 170 chromosome 7, whole genome shotgun sequence DNA.
GTATCAACCGAAAAGCACTTGACTGATATCGAATGCCTTCCCTGTCCTacgccattgacattgaaggctTCGGGTACGTGCTAGCCGGGGTCTAATTGTACGCGTTCCTGACCGCTTTATGTTGAAGAATGCCAAGATAGCCTGCCAAGACACCAAGAAATGCAAGGAAATCTGCAATGTTTCCTGCTTAGGGAGCTAATCCCTATTCCCGACGAAGCGGACGAAAATTGGTGACGTTCTTGGCAACACAATGGGAAGATCTATCTAGGCATATTActtgcctacctaggtacttatCTATTCAGCTGCAAGACCTGTCCATTGCTAGGAGAGGTTGTTTCATGGTCATGGCAAACTACATATGCCAGACCATGCCCCTTTGTCATGTAATTTGGTCAGTCACATCTGTGATCACCGTCCAGATGACAAAAGGACTAAGCGATGCAGGCACACTCAAACAATTGTAACCTCACACATGATTGAGGGCGGGGCTTTTCTGAACAGAGTGGATCTGAAGACAAGGGACACTTGACGGGCCATTCGCTATTTGAAGGGTGCGGCGCTGGGCAAAAGTCCGTcgcaataataataaggttgttgaggttcCTCGATGCTCATGGGGGAAAAAAGCTACTGATTGTTCTCTTCTCAAAGTGACAGGCATTGTACCCGCCGAACGACAGGGGCCGGGTCAGTGGACGCAGGCACTTGCCAGACTTGGCGACAGTTGGTGCAGATTGGCGCATGTCAAGTCTCGTCTAGTGGCGAgtgcccaccagacatgcatgtgcacCCAGGACAACCAGCAAagaccacatgcaggtgTTATACCCGGGGCAATACTTGACAACATTAAACAAATGCGCTTCTCGAAATTCTTTAGCCGGGTAAATGGCAAACGATGGACACTCGCTCCGTGTCATTGTGCGACAAATGTGCTCGACACGACCAGGACTGATTTAACCAGCCAGATCGCCCTCGCACATTTGGCAACGGCCAGAAATAGCAACAGCGAAGGCTGATAGTTACAAGTCCCAATATactttactccgtacaccaTAGCAGCATGCTGGTATGGATCGTGTCCGGTGCTCTATCATATACCAAGAACAGGAAGCGGCACGTCCCCAGGTCGGTCGAGCGCTGTCTGCGGCTGATATGAGCACCCACTGAGGCTCAACCTCCATCTTGGAGAAATTTCATTGACGTACGCAATCTAACACGAGAATGGCCGCCACGAAAGCCGCCGCAAACCCGGACCCAGGTCATTTGGAACTAAACTTGGAGCGGGTGGTAAGGGACGCTGGGCAGTGGCGGCAGGGTTCCAGGTCCAAGGACAAGTTCATCGTCCAGTCAAgattgaagtctggtctggcaagTTCAATTTGTTGGCCCAGATACTGtatggagtctggtcaagttctcAGGGTCAGCGTGCAGTGAGTGAGCACCAGCCCCGGCCTGGCTGCCATCAGCACGCTGCGGCTGAGTGACAGTGACCACGGCGTAACACTGGGCTtccagcagcatcatcagcatgagcagcaacagcagccactAAGCAGGCCAGGGCGGTCATTGTTTGCTGGGGCTCCATCTTGGCATTGCACTCATGAGCATTTGCAATGGATCACACAGTGACTAGTCGCCCCATAATTTCCTCAGTTCCTGAAGTATGGCGTCGATTGACGTCTGGTCGTCTGGGGGTGTGGCCATTCAGACCGGACATGGACGCAGACAGCGTGGATAAAAAACGGCCTGGCTTAATCAAGGTGGATTTTGATGgtgactggtctggtctggcgtgTCTGGAGGTGTGGGCAACGAAAAGATTGATGCGTTACGTGGACATTCTAGTCCAAGTGGATGAACATGGACGAGTCCGGAAAGCAACTTGAAGTActtctttttgtcttggccCCTTTTGCCTCTACAACCTGCCAAGAATTCTTATTCTGCTTTCAcacttttttcttttcttttgcccttcttcgtGTAACCAAACAACACGGCCTTTGGCATATCCATTCGTTTCTCTCTGCTTGTTTCTCTGATCTCTGTCCAGCTGGGGCCATCTGCTGCGCTTGTATGATCCGAGTCCGACCCGACtgagcaacatcaaattATTCTGCACTGCCACGCCGTCCGACGCCTACCCACAGCTCTTCCGTCTCCGAATTTGTAAAGCACAGTGCTCCGGACGTGCGCTGACTGGCGATTGACGGACGACTCGAGGACCTCTCGATCTGGCATTTCTCTTCCTGTCGGTTTGCGTGGTTTCATTTCCTCTTCCCTGCCTTCTGTTTCGCAATGGCTGCCATTCACGAGGCCGTCGTTGACTctgtcaagaagctgggccTCAATGGCACTTCAGAGCACACCAATGGTGTGATTAAGGATGATTTCAAGGTTCGCACCATTTGCTGTGTTGGTGCCGGTTACGTTGGTACGTCCCCGTCGACATCCATATCCATTTCTATTtccatccccatccatgCCCTACCAGACCCGTCCTAGCTCGCTCGCGAACTGCCGTCAACAACAATTTTACCATCAAATTGGTCCTCGCCCCTGCTCATCCATGATTTCGCCTGGTGCCTGGCGCCTGTGCACGCTGCACGCTGCACAACATATTTTGCAGCTCAATTGACGTCTTTTTACTGACTATTGGCCCCCGTTTTGATCATCATTAGGTGGCCCTACCGCTGCTGTCATTGCTTTCCAGAACCCTCACATCAAGGTGACGGTGGTCGATCGAGACGAGGTTCGCATTCGCCGTTGGAACTCGCGCCATCCTCCGATTTACGAGCCCGGTCTGCACGACATTGTCCGCGTCGCCCGCGATGGCTCCCGCGACTTCACATTCGCTAATGAGAGCGCCTCTGAAAGTGAGGTGACCTCTGCCGAAGAGAGCGAGACCTCTGTGTCCAGCCGTCCCGCcaacctcttcttcaccaCCGATGTTGCCAAGAGCATTGGCGAAGCTGACGTCGTCCTTGTGTCTGTTAATACCCCGACCAAGGAGCGTGGCGTTGGTGCCGGAAGCGCAACTGACATGACTGCTTTCGAGGCTGTCACTGCGGTTGTAGCTCAGTATGCCAGAGAAGGCGCAATTATCGTTGAGAAGAGCACTGTCCCTTGTCGAACAGCGCAGCTTGTTGCCGATACCGTACGTTTCATGTCATCCCATTGTGCATCACCGATGGGCGATTCAATCGTCACATGGCGACGCAACTCTCAAGCCGACTGTGTAACATTGCATTGGCTAACACGATGAATCCAGCTGTCCATGCACCGCCCCGGTGTCCACTTCGAAATCTTGTCCAACCCGGAGTTCTTGGCTGCAGGTACCGCTGTCAACGATTTGCTGTACCCGGATCGTATCTTGATCGGATCTGCACCTACCCCTTCAggcaagaaggctgccgaaGCTCTCGTCAACGTCTACGCTGCTTGGGTCCCCAGAGACCGTATTCTGACCACGAATGTCTGGTCATccgagctggccaagctcGTGGCAAACTCAATGCTTGCCCAGCGTATTTCCAGCATCAATTCCATTTCTGCAGTTTGTGAGCAAACAGGTGCCGATGTTGACGAGGTCGCCCGAGCCGTCGGTGTTGACCCTCGAATTGGCAACAAgtttttgatggctggtATTGGGTTTGGCGGAAGCTGCTTCAAGAAGGATGTTTTGAACCTGGTTTACCTGGCCGATACAATGGGTCTCCCTGAAGTTGGCGAGTACTGGCGACAAGTTGTCAAAATGAACGAGTATGCTCGTGACCGCTTCACCAACCGCGTCATCAAGTGTCTCAACAACACCCTGGTGGGAAAGAAGGTGGCCATTCTGGGCTATGCCTTCAAGAAGAACACATCCGACACTCGTGAGGCCCCGGCGCTCGAGATGATCAAAACTCTGCTCGAGGAGCGCCCCAGAGAAATTGCCGTCTTCGACCCATGCTGTAACCCGCTGGTCATCAAGGAGGAAATCAAGACGCTTCTTGGACCCGTCGCCGCCGGGAACAACATCTCGGTTTACGGCAACGCTTATGACGCTTGCAACGGTGCTACCGCTGTCGTGATTGCTACAGAATTTGACGAGTTCAGAAACCAACCGGCTCCCAAGCCAGCTCCTGTTCCTGTTGAACAGCCTGCTCCCAAGATGATTGGTCGCAAGCCGAACCCCAAGTCCGACCCTCGGCCGTTCAAGACGTCGGCTCCTACGCCAAATGACTTGCTAGCACTCCACAAGTACCTGGTTCAGCGACCCAGTGAGACTTCAGACGACCCGCTGGACCGATTCAATGTCGAGCCGTCATGCACCGACGACTGCCCCGACTGCATCCAGGAGAAGCAAAGCAAGAAGACGGGCCATGCAACGGGTATGGGTAGCGCCGAAGAGTACAAGGCCAAAGAGCGCATAGATTGGGTCCGCATCTCCGAGACCATGGCCAAGCCTCGATGGGTGTTTGACGGCCGTGGCGTGATTGACTCTAGGGAAATGGTCAAGCTCGGCGTAAGAGTAGAAAGCGTGGGCCGCCAACACCGATTCTAATTGGAGGGGGGCAATATAGATTCAACCGGGAGTCCAACTTCCGTGGGGAGCAGCATTGAAAAGCATTGGAGTTGGCTTCCTTGCAACGGCCGGCTATTTAACATTCTTATGTGGCACATTGGTGGGTTCTGGTTATACGCTTGAGGATGTTGCAAATGGCAAAACCAACACTTGGCCACGGCCACTGCCACTGTCACTGTCACTGTTTTATTAGGCATGAACGATGGGATCTTTTACGGAAGTTCAAAAATTGGATCCTCTGCtgatttcttttgttttcgGCATGAAGAGGGTCGAAGGGGGAAAGGACGCAACACGACACGACCACATGAAGCCTTTTGACGAGTCGTGGGGAGGAATATGGGCCAATGGATGAGGGGAGAATGTATCTTGATGTTTGGGAATAGATAGACTTCCCGGGTGTGGCATTGCGATGCGCGCCTCTTATTATTATACCTTGTCTGTAAATGAATTCACTTCTTTGGCATGTTTTATGCGTTCCTCCTATGTGCTTTATAGCTAATTACTGGTGCGCAATCCTCTTAAAACTTAGAAGCCATGTGCACACGTTTTTTCGCCGATCATAAGACCAGGACATATACCCAACTATATAAGTCCTACGTGTCAAAACCCTCCTTCTAGCGTCATTCCAGGCACAGGCCCCCTCCCTGCCGGGCGACAAGAAAATTAGCAAGTTACAGATTTCGATGGCCCTGACGCACCAGGCTAGTGAGACCTGCGAAGTGTGCTGTCGAAATTGGCGGTTTGCCTCGCTGCGCGTTTCAAATTGACGGGGGCTGCACAAGCCTCCCGAGTCTGGACTTGCTTTGACGGGGATGTGAGAAGAGCCGAGTGTAATCATATCTTGACTATGGTGATTAAAATGATGATTAAAATAATGAAGGGGAGAAACAAGGTCATGTGTTTCCTTTCTAAATACTCGTAAGGAATAAATGTATACCAatctggccatgttggccgacCCATTAACCCATCCCCAGTCCATCgacaaccacatccacatcgacgtcgacgtcgacgtcgacgtcgtcgtcgcagCCACACCGGCCCAGCATCCTGTTTCCgaaccaaccacatcaaAATCAGGAACCCAAAAAAAATCGTCAACCCccactactccgtagaccCCTTCGTATCAAGATCGATATCTCTTCCAATTTAGGGACCTGGCGGCGGTCTCGGGGACTCCCTTTCCCCCCTTTGGTGAATCCTTGACGGGTGGTCTGAACGCAGACACTTGGGGAAATGAACTGCCATGCAAGACGAAAGTGACGGCGACGGCAAAAAAGGCAACCCTGTGAGCAGAGGTTCGCGAATCGTAGTACTTGGTGCTGGGTGAGGTGACGCCTTTCTGTTTCAGGAGtctgtggtggtgtttggcgaTCCGGCAAGTGTTCGTCTTTCTGGTCTTTGCGTCCGGGAAGTTTTGTTTCTGGACGAACGCTGTCGAGACGAACGCGACGACTCTTACAACTTGGTTCTCGTGAAGTTTTGTCATGACGGATAAGACGTGTATTCTTTGCGCATGGGACCTTTAACCGCCTCCATCAAACTGGGACAAAACGATAGCCAGCTGGGCTGGGCGATTCACTCTCCAACTCATACACGTTCTCATATACTTGGATGAGCATGAAAACAACAAATCTGGCCTTCCTGTCAGGCCTGGTCTCTCTCACAGCGGCAGACGCCCTCCCGCCACAAGACGTGCCCATCCAATGCGCGACGATATGCGGGCCCATCGTGGAACTGTCGTCGAAATGTACGCCTGTGAATTCGCAGGGAAATTCGGTGGGCGACTCGAAGAACGGTACGGGCAGCGTGTGGGTTGGCCGACGACAAGCAGATACAAGTATAGATACAGCAGAGGACGAGATGGGCGATTGTGACGGCGTGGAAGACGAGCTGGACAGACGGTTCTTCACGATAGTGCCGGCGCCGACGTCCTTTGCCGCAAAATACTCGTCTATATTGAATGCCGAGCCTGATGGTCTTACTCTCGAGCAAGCAAATACACCTACACGAATAACACCCGTCATTATCAGGACGTCAAATccctcgcctcctcctccgccgccgccgccgccgccaccgattcccccaacgccaacatctcagCGTAGACAAATATCGATACCTACTTCCATTGCAGCGCCTACACCATCGCACTCCAGCACGAGTCAGAGTCAAAGTCAGAGACAGCCACCCCAAAGTACAATGAGCCTCATGGAAAATCCCGCCAACACAGGCGGAACATCTATGAGCGGTGAAGAACAGTGCGTCTGTCTAAACAAGAGCTTTGATGTGCAGCGGGTGGCGGCCCTGTGTACGAGTTGTATTATCCAGGCGGGGGATCCAGATACAAGTACGTGATGTTCCTTTTACTCTCATGAGTCCTAGCTAACCGTTTAGATATGCATGTCGTCATGTCGGTCTGCGAGTTTCAAGAGCTGAATTACACGGCTCGCGATGACAGTATCGTGGATAATATCCGTGTTTCGGCGACAAGGCCGTCGGCAGTTTGGGGTCATAATGCGGGTGTTTCGAATGGTGGATGCGGTGCACGGGGGATTTGGGATGTGAGAATTGTGATGTGTGGGTTGATAGGGAttcttttggtggtgatgtgatttATTTAGCGACTGATGAATATAACGGTATTTTATATATTTGTTCTTTAACATTTGGTTCGTTTGTGACGACCCATCCTGTTGGTCATTTGGTTTGACTTGGTTCTGCCTAGGTTCGCCTACTGTTGATTAAGTTACGGGATGTATTTGCCATCAGTGTTATTCGAAGTGTACGGACTCCGTGGTCAGCAAATCGGTTCATCGATATGGTTGACGGTGAGGGAGTGTTCTTGGTGTTAGGCGGTTATGTCGTGGATGTTGTCTCAGTCATTGAATATTGCATTCCGCTCCGCGGGAACCTTGCTATGCTAGATGCACCAATAACTGCTATGCTTTAGACATTCCTTCAAAGACAATTTATTTACTGCCATAAACAGACTCTTGGTTCTTCATCTGCCTGTAGGGTAGGCTCAGTTGGATAGGATATCGATCATGGAGATTATTCCCAGCAGTTAGCATTCATTACGCAAATATGTTCCAATTATTTGCATAGAAATACCATCTCAGGTACAATATACATGGCCGTGTAGTCATTCTGTTGCGCGCTTTCTATGTATGGCGGCATTCGCAGgatcgtcgtcatccaaaGTCTAGCAACCAAcctcaccacatcaacagcgTCAAACCAAAAGGAGACATGGCGCGTCATCGTCATTTGGTGATGTAATGTACTAGACCTAACGATTCTGGCTAATCATGCAGATCACCGGCAAAAGCACTTCAGTGCAATCAATGGGTTGCCGCAAAATCATCACGAACAAGGGGACAGTCCGCTCACAACATCAAGTCCCTTACGCTGACCACAGGAGCGGACTCAAGCGGCAGCGGACATGAAGCGGACTTGTGCGGACGCAGCAGCTAATAAGGACGAATTCAATCTCTTAATGCGGATGAGTTgcgccaccagactgcaaatgCAGGGATCCGGCTTTAGCACTAATTCCGGCATTTAGCTTCGTGTAAGCCGTCAATTCGGCTGTGCCGAGTTCGTCAGGGCTTCAGTTACTCAATGGTATATATTCTTATATAATCTTGAAGCCGAATCTCACGAATTCCATCTCACCAAACGCCGTCTCCAACATCCTGTTGCTCTCTTCACCCTTCACCCTTCACCCACACATCACCGTCCTCACCTGTCACCAAAACACACAATGCATCTCATCCTCACCGGAGCCACAGGCCTCGTCGGCTCATCCGTCCTAGACGCCATGATCCGCGCCAAAGACATCACAAAAATCTCCATCCTCACCCGCAAACCCGTCCCCATGGCCCAAGACGCCAAAGATCCACgcatcaacgtcatcatccacaacgACTTTGAAACCTACGACTCCAAAGTCCTAGACCAGCTCAAAGACGCAGACGGCTGCGTCTGGGCCCTGGGTATCAGCCAAACCAAAGTCGGCAAGGAGGAATACGTCAAAATCACAAAAGACTACACACTAGCTGCCGCCAAGTCATTCGCCACACTctcgccatcgtcttcaaAACCCTTTCGATTCATCTACGTGTCCGGGGAGGGCGCTACACAGACACCCGGACGGTTCTCTGCCATTTTCGCACGCGTCAAGGGCGAGACGGAACAGGCGCTTGCTGATATGACGGCCAGCACGCCTGGTTTGCAGGCCGACTCTGTTCGTCCTGGCTTTGTGGATGCCTCGAAGCATACTGCTGTTCATGGGTATATTCCTGATCCTGGGATGTTGTACAAGGCTGGGGTGGTGGTTCTTGGACCGGCTATTAGGATGGGCTATAGGAGTGCACATTCGCCTACTGAGGTTCTGGGCAATTTCATGACACAGATGGCTATGGGGAAGATGGATGGCAAGTTGGAGGGTTCGGGGGCGTTCAAGTTGGGTCCGTCGTGGGTGGTTGAGAATGTTGGCTTTAGGAGGATTATGGGTCTTTGAGAGGTAAATTGGAGGGGAATTTAAGCAACTAATGTAATAGTATTTGTAAATTATTGTGTAGCTGGGGGGAATATGGGTAGATTTTGGAGTTGGATATCCTGGATGAGCGTTATTGCACCTTTCGTCTACTCTGACTTTGTTAGACGCGTCTCTTGTTATGAACATTTCCACCGCACGTATTGATGTTTTACGTTAGCCAAAACATTGCCTCCGAGCATACCTTCTTATTTAACTATAGTTTAATAGGTGTCCAATCATGAGATTTTGCAGTGAGACATTGATTGATCGTCGCGTGCGCACGAATTCGGGGTCCCACGAACAGCAGAACCCTTGGGCTCGGTACCTGTCGCTTTGCTATGGGTTTGAAAGTGAGTTTCGAACTTATATTTGACAATGCTACAGTATGAACTGTTTTCGTTCAGTCAACTACATGGGCCTTTCAGACTCCTTTTTGCTGTAAGTTCATGGTGAGTTACACCACCAGGCTGTACACTGGCTGTATACTGAAAGATGAGGCAGTAAGGTGACATACACGTAAATTAAGCCGAATACATTCACGCCAGAGCTATTGCCAAGCACAGTTACGCCCAGTGCCTCCGAGAATATCCATGATACGCGACTGCTGCATAGTGTAGCACATCGAGCGCTAGTGTAGATCCATCGTGAGACATACCCGCTCCGCAGCGTTCCAGAAAGCTGTTATTCCCAATGTCCCGttcttcttcaccatccaGACGCGTTTGGTTTGTCTCGTTGGTGTCTCTTGAGAAATTCTTTGCGGACGAATGACGAGAATCTGGCCTTGGCTAGCATCTGAAGAGTGAAGGGATTGAGCCAATGTACGCCAGGCGGCAATGAAAGAGATAGTTTTGAACTGAAGTAAGTACCCAGATACCGCCAACTGTGTTGCTAGTCGTGGCATCGCATCAACCATGCAGGAAAGGCATAACATATACCGTAAAACATATCTCGGATGCACTAACTGGTATTCCCTTATATTGCAGCTGGTGATCTGACACCTGGCCCGCACTATTCCCACAATCTTGCTAGAGACATCCTATAGAAGTTAGAGGATATGGGGGCCAGGCTAGCAAAGAAGGATTCCTGTTCAGGAAATCTTCTGAGAAATCATGTCAATCAACCACGCGATATGTCACCAGCTTTCCGGAAAGTGGACTCACCTATGGACACTGGTATGCCTGACACGTATGTCTTAGGCCTTGCTGCCTCGAGTAGTATATAGATGGCACACGACTGGttctcatcaccatgttTACGCCTGGAAACAGCTTGGCAGTGCAGCTTAGTGACAGTAGTTATCTGCGTTTTATCCCAGAGAGGATGTCACTCCATTCCTTTCGTACTGTCGGCTCCGCGGACCAGGGAGGCACTACGGTAGTAGTGTATAGCATATCCTACAACCTTGTTATCCTATGTATATAATCTGTCCGGCGAACGCGGGATACGGTCTATGCCCGTCAACTAGCCTTTTCGTTCCTTCTTCTGATTCCTTCATTTTCTAAATTGAAGTCGCGTTTGGCGACTTCTGGTGCTTGTTTCAGCATGACCAACCACTCCAGCAGAAACAGCCTCGTTGGGGCAAAGGCTCTGACATTGGTATCTCTCCTGTCAACCCGTGCCATCGCAGAGCATAACTACGTCGTGGCTAAGGAAGTCGTTGTGACACAATACTTTGAGTGGCCAGGACAATGTCCCAATATCTGCGGTATAGCTCCTAAGACGACGGCGGCACATCCAGAATATGTCACTCTCACTTTACCTCTCTGCGGCTGTGGTTCAGCGGATCTTGTAtcaacaaaggcaccaagCCGTCCTGGATATCCCGGAACCATCTTTCATTTCGAGCCCACACATATCCCGTTCGTTACCGGCAAAGTTACAGGAGAGTGCTCTACTCCAACCGTTTTCACCAAACTCCCGAAGGACGAATACGAAGCCGGATCGGTAGTAATTTGCGAACCtaaaggccaaggaggcaaCACTGGCGAAGATTCAACAGTCACTATTACTCTCCCCGGAGCACGTGGTGACGGACCTAGAATTACTCTTCAGCCGGCGGTCCCTGGCGCACCGACGACGGTTCTTATTGGCGTTCCTGGATTTAGAGACCACATCCCAACTATTACCGTCcctggtgccggtgccggTGCTAAAACCATAACTGTTATTC
It encodes the following:
- a CDS encoding UDP-glucose dehydrogenase (similar to Talaromyces marneffei ATCC 18224 XP_002147955.1), which produces MAAIHEAVVDSVKKLGLNGTSEHTNGVIKDDFKVRTICCVGAGYVGGPTAAVIAFQNPHIKVTVVDRDEVRIRRWNSRHPPIYEPGLHDIVRVARDGSRDFTFANESASESEVTSAEESETSVSSRPANLFFTTDVAKSIGEADVVLVSVNTPTKERGVGAGSATDMTAFEAVTAVVAQYAREGAIIVEKSTVPCRTAQLVADTLSMHRPGVHFEILSNPEFLAAGTAVNDLLYPDRILIGSAPTPSGKKAAEALVNVYAAWVPRDRILTTNVWSSELAKLVANSMLAQRISSINSISAVCEQTGADVDEVARAVGVDPRIGNKFLMAGIGFGGSCFKKDVLNLVYLADTMGLPEVGEYWRQVVKMNEYARDRFTNRVIKCLNNTLVGKKVAILGYAFKKNTSDTREAPALEMIKTLLEERPREIAVFDPCCNPLVIKEEIKTLLGPVAAGNNISVYGNAYDACNGATAVVIATEFDEFRNQPAPKPAPVPVEQPAPKMIGRKPNPKSDPRPFKTSAPTPNDLLALHKYLVQRPSETSDDPLDRFNVEPSCTDDCPDCIQEKQSKKTGHATGMGSAEEYKAKERIDWVRISETMAKPRWVFDGRGVIDSREMVKLGVRVESVGRQHRF
- a CDS encoding nucleoside-diphosphate-sugar epimerase (similar to Colletotrichum gloeosporioides Nara gc5 XP_007277020.1); protein product: MHLILTGATGLVGSSVLDAMIRAKDITKISILTRKPVPMAQDAKDPRINVIIHNDFETYDSKVLDQLKDADGCVWALGISQTKVGKEEYVKITKDYTLAAAKSFATLSPSSSKPFRFIYVSGEGATQTPGRFSAIFARVKGETEQALADMTASTPGLQADSVRPGFVDASKHTAVHGYIPDPGMLYKAGVVVLGPAIRMGYRSAHSPTEVLGNFMTQMAMGKMDGKLEGSGAFKLGPSWVVENVGFRRIMGL